The following are encoded together in the Meriones unguiculatus strain TT.TT164.6M chromosome 16, Bangor_MerUng_6.1, whole genome shotgun sequence genome:
- the LOC132648391 gene encoding uncharacterized LOC128125822 homolog, translating into MIRPQSSMSRHIPQFCGVLGHTFMEFLKGSGDYCQAQHDLYADK; encoded by the exons ATGATTAGGCCACAATCTTCAATGAGTAGACATATTCCT cAGTTCTGTGGTGTTCTCGGTCACACATTTATGGAGTTTCTGAAGGGCAGTGGAGATTACTGCCAGGCACAGCACGACCTCTATGCAGACAAGTGA